From Inquilinus sp. Marseille-Q2685:
GCCATGGCCGCGATCCTGAAGCGGATCGGCGCGCTGGACGACGCCGACCCGGAGATCGCCGGCCGCTGGCTGGCGCCCGAGATCAAGACCCGGCGCGGCGTGACGGTCGGCGCCTTGCGCGGGGCCGAGGGGCTGGCCGGCTAGTTCGCCCGGTTCCAGGCGGCGGTGGCGAAGCCGGCGGCGACCAGCACGCCGGCGCCGGCCCGGTTGATCAGGCGCAGCACCGAGGGCCGGCCGATGGTGTCGCGCAGCCGCGCCCCGACCCAGGCATAGGCGGCGGCGTTCAGCGCGGCGAGGGTGACGAAGGTGCCCTCCAGCACCGCCATCTGCGGCAGCAGCGGCATCTCCGGATGCACGAACTGCGGCAGGAAGGCGACGAAGAAGACGATGCTCTTCGGGTTCAGCGCGGTCACGGCGAAGGCGTGCAGCAGCATGGAGCGGGGCGAGCGCCCGGCCTCCGGCGCCGCCAGGCCGTCCGCCTTGGGCGCGGCGCGCCACAGCTTGACGCCGAGATAGACCAGATAGGCAGCGCCGATCCATTTCAGCACGGTGAAGGCGGTGGCCGAGGCGGCCAAGAGGGCGCCCAGCCCCAGCATCGACAGGGTCATCGCCGTCAGGTCGCCGAGCGCGACGCCCGCGACGATCCACCAGGCATGGGACCGGCCACGGCCCAGCGCATAGGAAAGCACCAGGGTGACGGTCGGCCCGGGGATGATCAGGACGATGCCGGCGGCGAGCAGGAAGGCGAACCACAGGTCGAGCGACATGGCGGCGGCTCCTCTTTGGACGCCGCCAGCAATCCACGCGCTCAGGGATTTGTCCAGCGGCGACCGGCGCCGCCGGTAACGGATCCGCTGCTATCGCTTCTTCCGCCTCAGCCGCCTGGCATTGGCCGAGGCGACGCGATGGGCAGGGGCCAAGCCGGCATCGGCCAGGGCGGCGGCATCCGCCATCAGCCGCTGGCCGATTGCCGCGGCCTGACCCGTGCTCGCCGTCAGCCAGTGCTGCCATGCAGTCGCCGGGTTGGCCGCCAGCACGACGGCGCCAAGCTGCGCCTGGACGCCGAACCAGCCGACCCAACCCCATTGCGACTCCGCCAGCCGGCGCGTCATCTCGGCGCCGGTCTCGACCGCGACCGCCATTTTCTCGGTCACCATGCGGGTGAATTCGGGATGGCGCAACGCCACCGGGTCGCCGGCGGCCTGCGCCAGCATCAGGC
This genomic window contains:
- a CDS encoding LysE family translocator, whose translation is MSLDLWFAFLLAAGIVLIIPGPTVTLVLSYALGRGRSHAWWIVAGVALGDLTAMTLSMLGLGALLAASATAFTVLKWIGAAYLVYLGVKLWRAAPKADGLAAPEAGRSPRSMLLHAFAVTALNPKSIVFFVAFLPQFVHPEMPLLPQMAVLEGTFVTLAALNAAAYAWVGARLRDTIGRPSVLRLINRAGAGVLVAAGFATAAWNRAN